The sequence gacagatacttgaggtcagaagttcgagaccagcctggccaacatggtgaatccctgtctctactaaaaatacaaaaattagccaggcctggtggcacgtgcctgtagttccagccactcatgaggctgaggcatgagaatcccttgaactcaggaggtggaggttgcagtgaactccgatcacgccattacactctagcctgagcaacagagtgagactctgtcttaaaaaagaaataaaagagagaaagacagggtcccactctgtcacccaggctggagtgtaatggtgcaatcagagctcactacagcttcaaacacctgggctcaagtgatcctcctgcttcagcctcctgagtagctgggactataggcatgtgtcactaggcctagctaatttttttttttctgtagagatgggggtctcactatgttgcctaggcaggtctcaaactcctgcgctcaagcaatcctttcatcttagcctcctacagtgctgggattacaggcatgaaccaccgcacctggctgtgaTAAAGTTTAAGTGAATTAATATAGAACTTAGAACAGCACATCTAAATGATATTGTTTATCATGTCATAAATGTAATGTATTAATGTTATTACTCTACATCAttgtattacatattatatacaaatgAGTTATtatacctatatatttatatatatttaaaatacttatgtATATTTGTTATGTTTATATCGCCTCTCTCATTTCTCTGTGTTTGCCTTGAATCAactgtttttgggtttttttgggttttttttggaggtggagtttcactcttgttgcccaggctggagtgcaatggtgagctcccagctcactgcaacctctgcctcctgggttcaagtgattctcctgccttggcctcccaagtagctgggattacaggcatgcaccaccatgcctggctaattttgtatttttagtagagatggggtttctccatgttggtcaggctggtctcgaactcccgaccttaggtaatctgcctgctttggcctcccaaagtgctgggattacaggcgtgagccactgcactggcctgaATCAAAGgtctattgtatttttatttatttatttatttatttattttggagacagagtcttgctctgtcacccagagtagagtgcagtggtgcaatttcagctcactgcaacctctaccttcaagccattctcttgtctcagccacttgagcagctggaattacaggcatgtgccaccatgcctggctaatttttagtagagacaatatttttagtgtttttagcagagatagagttttgctatgttggccaggctggtctcaaactcctggcctcaagtgatctgcccacctcagcctcccaaagtgctgggattacaggcatgagccactgtacctggccttattTTCTGTTCATTGTTCTTTTTGTCagtcttatcttttctttcttttttagatggagacATTGGTTTTGGACCTTTACAACAGAGAATGTctgaagaaatttctttccagtctgAGATTAATATTAATCTCTTCAAAAGAGATGACCCATATTCCATTTTAGAAGAATTGTGGAAAGATGATGAACACacaggaaaatgtggagaaaaccAGAAGAAACCTTTAAGTCATGTTGCCTTCATTAACAAGAAAACACTAGCTAACGACAGGATCTGTGAATATAAGGACATTGGGGAAATAGTTCATGTAAACACACACCTGGTTTCCTCAAGAAAAAGACTCCATAACTGTAACTCATTTGGAAAGAATTTGGAGCCTATTGTAACCTTATATAATAGAAACAATGCAACAGAAAATTCTGATAAGACTATTGGAGATGGTGATATTTTCACTCATATGAATTCTCATACAGAAGTGACGGCTTATGAATGTAATCAGTGTAGGAAATCTCTGCATCATAAGCAAGCTCTCATTCAACATCAGAAAATTCATACTAGAGAGAGCCTCTATTTGTTTTCTGACTATGTAAATGTTTTCTCCCCGAAGTCACATGCCTTTGCACATGAGAGCATTTGTACTGAAGAAAAGCAGCATGAATGCCATGAACGTGAGGCAGTCTTCACTCAGAAGTCCCAGCTTGATGGCCGTCAGAGGATTTATGCAGGAATATGCACTGAATATGAGAAGGATTTTTCCCTCAAGTCAAACCATCAGAAAACTCCTGAGGGGAATTACTATAAATGCAGTGACTATGGAAGAGTCTTTATCCAGAAGTCAGATCTGTTCAGATGCCAGAGAATTCAttctggagaaaaaccctatgagtACAGTGAATGTGAGAAAAACCTCTCTCAGAATTCAAACCttaatatacataaaaaaatTCGTACTAGAGAGAAACACTTTGAATGTACTGAATGTGGAAAAGCTTTCACAAGGAAATCAACACTAAGTATGCATCAGAAAATTCATACAGGAGAAAAACCTTATGTATGTACTGAATGTGGAAAGGCCTTTATCCGGAAGTCACATTTTATCACACatgaaagaattcatactggagaaaaaccctatgaatgcagTGACTGTGGGAAATCCtttattaaaaaatcacaacTCCATGTGCATCAGCGAACTCACACAGGAGAGAATCCCTTTATATGTTCAGAATGTGGGAAGGTCTTCACTCACAAGACAAATCTCATTATACACCAGAAAATCCACACAGGAGAAAGACCCTATATATGTACTGTATGTGGTAAGGCCTTTACTGACAGGTCAAATCTCATTAAGCACCaaaaaattcatactggagagaaaccttataaaTGCAGCGACTGTGGAAAATCATTCACCTGGAAGTCACGGCTCAGGATACATCAGAAGTGTCATACTGGAGAGAGACACTATGaatgcagtgaatgtgggaaagccttcattCAGAAGTCAACACTAAGTATGCACCAGAGAATTCATAGAGGGGAAAAACCATATGTTTGCACTGAATGTGGTAAGGCCTTCTTCCACAAATCCCATTTTATTACACAtgagagaattcatactggagagaaaccctatgaatgcagTATTTGTGGGAAATCCTTCACTAAGAAATCACAACTCCATGTACATCAGCAGattcacacaggagagaaaccctatagATGTGCTGAGTGTGGGAAGGCTTTTACTGACAGATCAAATCTTTTTACACACCAgaaaattcacactggagagaaaccttataaaTGTAGTgactgtgggaaagccttcactCGGAAGTCGGGTCTCCATATACATCAGCAATCCCATACTGGAGAAAGGCATTATgagtgcagtgaatgtgggaaagcctttgcAAGAAAATCAACACTAATTAtgcatcagagaattcatactggagagaaaccctatattTGTACTGAATGTGGGAAATCCTTCATCCAGAAGTCACACTTAAATAGACAcaggagaattcatactggagagaaaccctatgaatgcagTGACTGTGGGAAGTCTTTCATTAAGAAATCACAACTCCATGAGCATCATCGAattcacacaggagagaaaccatATATATGTGCTGAGTGTGGAAAGGCCTTCACCATCAGATCAAATCTTATTAAACACCAGAAAATTCATACTAAACAGAAACCCTATAAGTGCAGTGACTTGAGGAAAGCCTTAAACTGGAAGCCACAACTCAGTATGCCTCAGAAATCTGACACTGGGGAAGTAGAGTGCTCAATGCCACAATTATGGTGTGGGGACTCAGGAGGTGACCAAGGCCAACTTTCTTCTATCTAGTTAGAATTATGAACATCTGGATCATACAGCTGATGTGCAGTTATGCATATGGGGAGACACTTTTGAGAGTGTTTAAGCATTGTATAGTGGTCATCTTTGGTTATTTGTTATTGGTATTGTCAAGCTCCTGCAAATAATAGTAAATGTGCAAGGAGATGATTTGCAGTCTTTCTTGTTTCACTTTTTGAGCAAACAGTTTTATCAATTCAGGGCTGTTGAGTTTTTCATGTTCTGGGTACCAAAACTATTCAATATTGACCCCAAAAATTCATTAATGAGTAGAGTGATGAGATAATTTTACATTGTCTAAGCAGCCTAAGGACACTGAGATCAAGGCTAAAGGAGGGCAGTTCAGGTCTATAATGAAAATGAATCAGCAGTTTTTGTGAAAACActaaagacagaaaggaaggactctacttttttaagattttctttgggAAGTCAccattatatattgttatatctGTTGGCGTATGCTGGGGCAGAAGTTAGCCAAGAGGTCTGAAATTACTCTTTGCCTATTTCTCAAAAGTCTATTTCCCCAGTGATGTAAGCAACAGCGCCCTAACTACTTACTACCTTAGAACTAGCACTAAGATCATGGAACTTAGCTACAGGGACCCAGATCTAGATAGCAGCACTTTAGATCCTCAGCTTTGACCACAGAAACCTGCActtttttgatgttgttgttaCCAACTCCTGTTTGAAAAATAGGACAAATTAAGAAAATGGATATCAAATCCTAAAATCTTTCCCACTAATTTTGTTAGTACGTTCTCTACATATTTGTTACCTACTAGATTACCATTTACTTAGAAGATAAAATGTAGTTGAACATTTGGAAGACTTCTTTTATCTCCTCACAGTCTCTACAAACtaatcttaattttgtttttcaaattctcTGTATTTGAgtagactttttttcttctatcaaATACTAAAAGAAGTGTGTTGTGATTTTACAaataattgtgaatttgtctcCTTTAGAGCtactaatttttgctttatatattttgtctttgattttacatacaatttagaattgttataatCTTCCTTGTTAATTGACACATTATCATTACTAgatgtttctttttatctctagTAATTTTTGCCTTAAATGTACTATGTCAGATACTAATATAATACACATACGGATTAAAAGttaatgtaaattagtactaACAACATTTCTGGACAAGGGGAGAAGTTATaacattaatttcatttatttgtctctCATATGGTATTAATGTTGTATATCTGGATTCTGTATATGGTGAACATAGCCAATCATTATTTGAGTCAATAGCCATTTAAATTAacccacatatttatcattttaattacttttttatttttcctgtcctTTAAGTTTTCCTCTAGAATTATGTTGCTTCTTACTGAAGAACACCCTTTAGTATTACTTTTACTGTGAGTTTGCTGGTGACAAATTGTTCTTTGTTTGTTGGCAgtgttttattttgccttcatttttgaaggatacttttactgaatatagaattctaagttgaaAGTTGTATtttgatgatattttattttggtcTGTCTTTTATCGTTTTATTGAGAAGTAAGCTTTATATAATTACCTTTGCAGGCAATCTGCTTTTCTGTCTCATTTGAAATTTATctatttgcctttgttttttaacAGTTGCACATTGATATGCCTAGGTGTATTAACCTCCTTGgggtttataatatttttaaatctgtggCTTAGtggttttggtgtgtgtgtgcacgcacacaggTGTATTTGGGGAAATTCCTAGCTATTATCTATTCAAATTATGCATCTGCctcattctctttctgtttcttttaggGATAGCCTTATTACCTAGATCTCCTGTTGGCCTGTTTTCTAATGGttatttttcttgagttttgCTGATGTCCTATATCCTCATATGGTGATTTTTATATCACTTGCcagataatatatattaaaattgtaGAGGTAATAAGATGGTCTGGATAATATATTCTTCCAGAGAGGATTTGCCATAGTTTCTAACATAGCTTCTTAGGCTAGGATCAGTAGTAATCCCTGATTACCTTTATCCAGTCATATATTAAGATTATTTGAAACTAGGCTTGAGTCTCTGGAAGATTCATCTTATTATATGTTCAGAATGTGAACATATAAACCTTATTTCTAGGATACTTTTAGGACTTAGGAGTTTGGGAGGTACATCAGGCCCCTCCTCTTTGGAAAGACTTGAATTCTAGTATTTCTTCTTTGGTCACTTGAATTTGTCAAAAATTCTCTCCAGCCTCTCTTGCCCAGTATTTGCCTTCAGAATTAGCAAATACCTCTTGGGAATAAACAGTTTCAGACATTATGTCCCAAATTTCAGACATTATGTCTTATCTCCAATTTTATTCCTGCAATTTCTCATTGCCGTGGTAGCTTTCTTTATGCCTTCAGaaaattaaatgtgtttaatattttcatCCACCTTTTTTAGTTCTCAAAGGAAGTACTAGTCTGTACCACTTACTCTGCCACTGGCAGATGTTTTCAATTCGTTGAGATAGCTGTTTATATTTAAGAAGTATCaagactaaaaatatattttcttactttccAAAATTACTGACTTGTAAATGAAAATGCTTAGATGTGCAGCATTACTTTATTCCAATCTTTTGTTGCTAAAAGTCTTAAGGCATTCACTCATTTGTTAAAACCTTTACAAACTTTGATACATAAGAGAAAATTACCTCTGGtggtttcaaattttattttggtagCTGCCAAATTTAGCAAATGGAAGAGATTCACTAAAAGCTTCTCAGATGTCTTTTTTAATACTATGGTTTTTCCTTTGTATAATTAATAGAAAATGGGGTTAATGAAGACTGGTATAGAGTCCAGGGTTTGAAAAATTAACTTAGGAGGATTACCGAGATAGTGATTCTTAACCTTTATTCtcaagcacatttttaaaaatagaatgttacactcccaagaaaaagaaaaaactataaaagAGCTACTTGACCTTTTGTCAACAAAGTATTGATctgtagaagaaagaaagactttCTTCTGTGGGATTTCTTGCATCTCAAGGGGCACTTGTGGACTGATTGAGGAATAAATGATGGAAAACTGAGCGAATTGGGAGAGCTAAATGTTAAGTAGAATTCAAAGGTCAGTATAGATTGGAGGCATGTGGAATACAGACTTTACTAGGGAGAACACTGTAGGTtcatatctcttcttttttttttttttttttttttttgagacagagtcttgctctgtcacccaggctggagtgcaatggcatgcaatcttggctcaccgcaacctccacctcctaggttcgagcaattcttatgcctcagcctcccaagtagctgggattacaggcatgcaccaccacacccagcgaatttttgtatttttaggagagacagggtttcgccatgttggccaggctggccatcATGTTGgatgaagtgatccacccacttcatcctctcaaagttctgggattacaggcatggctcGGCCAGCCGTTATGTATTTATGCCAGCATGCTATTATAGTTCATTTGTATTTACAACAAACTATTTTAAGACAGTTTtacagtttaaatattttaattaatatgcattttattctattttattaattttaatttttttttagtgacagggtctcacgctgtcaccccaggtagagttcagtggtatgatcatagttcaccaaagccttgaactccttggctcaagcaactctcctgccttatCATTCCAAGTAGCTCGGGCCACAGGCGTTTGTCAgtacacctggcctttttttgtttttcttgagtcAGAGTTtccgttcttgttgcccaggctggagtgcaatggtgcaaccttggctcaccgcaacctctctgtctcccgggttcaggcgattctcctgcctcagcttcccaagtagctgggactataggcatacaccactacaccctgctaatttttttgtatttttagtagagacagggtttcaccatgttggtcaggctggtctcgaactcctgacctcatgtgatccacctgcctcagcctcccaaagtgctaggattacaggtgtgagccaccgtgcctggccttttttttttttttttttttttttttttttgtagagataaggctTCACTttgctttgttccccaggctggtctcaaactctgggcttcaagcagtcctcccaccttggcctcccaaggtactgggattacagatttttaattgtaatgagccattgtacctagccaaaaatgcattttaaattaatttttaaaaagtgaatcatACTGtgtattcagaaaataaaagaaagcatacaCTCAAACATTTACTTATGCATCAGATAATTCATAGGGGATAATAATTTTCTGTTTGTACTAAATGTGGGTAGGGTTTTCTTTACAAGTCATACTTCATTATATATCAGAAAATGAATGCTGGAGAGAAACTTTATGAATATGATGACTAGGAAGTCTTCCACTGAAAAGTTAGTGACCTGAACATAACTAAATTCacacatgagaaaaaaataataattcaaatccCATTATACATTAAAAACACCATTTGGAGAACAAAGCCTGTAAGAACACTAACTGGAAAACACTTCACCTGgaatttatcagaaagtttctacCAGAAGGCGACAACGTTAAGAGCAAATGTGGGAGTAGCTTCACACAGAAATCAGTTTTTAGTATTCTTCAGTATTTACACATGAGTGAAACTGTATTTCTTGAAAGTGAGAAAGCCTTTTCACAGAAGTCAGAACGAGTTTTAAATTACTCATACCACAGAGAAGCCCTGTAATTGtacattatatattgtatatggaAAAATCTTTGTCCATGAGTCACACCTTACTGTATACCAGACAAGTAATTGATAAAAATACGTTTTGTAAGAATACATCATTTTATTAAATGCCATAACATTCAAGTAGAGAAGAAGCTCTATTTGATACATTGGAAAAGGTCTTCCTATAGAAGCAGATTTCATcataaatataattcattttgtTTACTGATTTAACTTTAAGCCCATGTCTCAAACCAGTGGAGAAAAACAGACCATGAAACACTtgcctttctttttattaaaatatttacatacacacatatgtatatatatataacatggcataaatgtgactttatttactttagagacagtgtttcaatctgtcgcccaggcaccCAGGTGgcagtccagtggcacaatcctggctcactgcagcctcgacccccgggctcaagtgatcctcctgccttagcctgttgagtagctaggagtacaggcacatgccaccatacctgctaatttttctagtttttgtagagacgaggtcttgctgtgtttcccaggtcagtctcaaactcctggcctcaagcagtcttcctgcctagcctctcaaagtgctgagattaccggcatgagccaccatgcctgacctaactaacttttataatgtattttatgtcttcttgatTTTTGTACTTCCATTCATAGCATTTCCAGCCACTCCAACAGTCTGTCAACAGATAATGCTAATCAActtgatatttttctctatattcaCAATCACATACAGTCACATTAATATGTCATCTGTGTCATATATTAGTGTGTGTGATTTCATTGTCATATGTAAGAGGGATTGTATACTCATTTTTGCACCTTTTTACACTTAACGATTTTTAGCTAGCTGAAAAGACTCCGTGGTGTGGACGTACCATAATATTTTGACCATATTGCCATTGGTTATTCACATTTTTTCATTAGGAGAAATAATCTTTTATAACTATACTTGAGAGATTATTGGACAAGGACAGTCATGCCCTTACCTACTGGAgattaatatttttctgtagCATCTGCTTGTAGGAGTGGGACTGATCAAATggtatgtgttattttattttaacagatgTTGCCAGATTTCTTCGTCCCAAGACTGTAGCTTTTTATGTTTCCAGTACTAGTGTATAAATGTACCTCTTTCCCCCTACTAAAAGTAGCTGTtactcttcttttgttttttgagaccgagtcttgctttatcgccggactggagtgcagaggtgcaattttggctcattgcaacctctgcctcccgggttcaagcgattctcatgcctcagcttcccaagtggctggaattacaggtgcctgccaccacttccggctaatttttgtatttttagtagagatggatattggccaggatggtctcaaactcctgacctcaaatgatccacctgccttggcctcccaaagtgctgggattacaggcgtgagccactgtgcccagctacggTTACTCTTTAACCTTGAGAAATTTTACAAGTTCCAAGTGATAACtaattataatttgtatattAATATACCTCTAAATATGTCTTGGACATTTGAATTTCCTATTCTGTAAATTGCCTTTATAAAGcatttgtttatacatttctctttttggATTGTTTATCTTATTAACTTAAAACAGCTTTTTATGTTAAAGGGAGtaactccttttttaaaaaacatctattCCTTGTCTCGACTTTGCATATGATATTATCCCATTCACATAATTTTATTTGCTACATGTTTAAATGTGTATTCTTTTAcagtttctgaatttttaatcttAAGACTTAAGCTtcacatataatattttaaagtggTCTTCTGGATAGTTTGTGTATCTTTTGGGAAATTTTTGGAAAATGTTGCTTTGCTGAACCAGCATGCAATCCCCAAACTCCTCTCTCACTGCTTACTttatctgttgttgttgttgttgttgttgtttgtgagacagagtctcactctgtcgccaggctgtagtgcagtggcgcaatctcggctcactgcaacctacacctcctgggttcaagtgattctcctgtctcagcctcccaagtagctgggactataggcgcccgccaccacgcccggctaattttttgtatttttagcagtgaaggggtttcaccatgttggccaggatagtctcgatctcttgacctcgtgatctacccacttcggcctctcaaagtgctgggattataggcttgagccacgcGCCCGGtctactttatcttttttttttaattcaacttttaagttcagtggtacatgtgcaggtttgttacatagctaaacCCATATCATGGgggcttgttgtacagattatttgatCACCCAGAAcccatcagttatttttcctgatcctctccttccttccactctTCACTCtccaataggccccggtgtgtgttgtttccctgttatgtgtccatgtgttctcatcacttagctcccattcataagtgagaacatgtggtgtttggttataaGTGAGAAtctgtgatgtttggttttctgttcctgcattagtttgctaaggataatggctgtcagctccatccatatccctgcaaaggacatgatctcattctgtttaatggctgcatagtattccatgatgtatatgtaccacattttctttatacagtctactactgatgagcatttaggttgattccatgtctttgctattgtgaatagggctgtaACCTCATCACCTTCTGAAACTGGTAGTGGCCAAATGACCTGCCTCAGCCCAAGAAAAGCAAAACACTGGTAGATGTATTCTGGGAAAACCTTTATTTCCTAAGAAAAGAGACCGACAGCTGTTACCATCAATTCCATCCCTCTTCCTACCTTGTACATTATGCCACTAGCAGTGGTGATCTTTCAACCACTGGGGAAAGCCAAAAGATTCACCAACACTGGTCCTGATGTTATTGACTCAAAAGTAGCAGCAACTTAACTAGACTTTAGCTGtgtgataaaaataaacatgtttggCATAAACCATtctattttatgtctttcttATTGCACCCGAAACCATACCTAAACTTATTCAGGcaatgaaatttataaaataatccaTCCTTTTCctactaaaatgaaaatattttaaaaccttagTAAACTGAATACCTCACATAAACCCGAGTAAGGTAAAGAGATAAGAGCAAAATTATGTAAGATTTATAATGAGTAAAAGGAGACATGGATATTGAATCAATTCATAGGATCAGAAGAGAATACTACAGTAAATGGGTGATTTCCTAGTAAGATACAACtgatcaaaattaataaaaaactaaaaaaaaaaaataagttaaaaatatcatttttcagagtcatcatttaaaatttaccaggactataggaaaatatttttaaggtagtACCGTTTCCTCAGGCATCCCACGTCCGCGGATTCCTCCTCCCTGGCCGCCGCATCCTTGGCTGGCGTCAGAAAACTGGCTACAAACTTCCTAGTACATGAGAAGATCTGGCTGGACAAGTTCAAATATGACGATGCAGAAAGGAGATTCTACGAGCAGATGAATGGGCCTGTGGCCGGTGCCTCCAGCCAGGAGAACTGCGCCAGCGTGATCCTCCGGGACACTGCGAGAGCCAGAGAGAACATCCCGAAATCCCTGGCCGGAAACTCAGGCCCCGAGGCCTCCGGCGGCCCCAGCGCAGACCACAGCGAGCTCGTCGTCCGGATCGCGTCTGAAAGTGAAGAACCAGAGCCTGCGCGGCGTGGTACAGGAGCTGCAGCAGATCATCTCCAAGCTGGAGGGGCGGCTGAACGTGCTGGGGAAGAGCTCGCCTGGCCACCGGGCCACGGCCCCACAGACCCAGCACATGTCTTCCATGCGCCAAGTGGAGCCCCCGGCCAAGAAGCCAGCCACACCAGCAGGGGATGACGAGGATGATGCCATTGACATGTTTGGCAGCGACAATGAGGAGGAGGACAAGAAGGCACAGCTGCGGGAGGAGCGGCTGCAGCAGTACGTGGAGAGGAAGGCCAAGAAGCCTGCACGGGTGGCCAAGTCCTCCATCCTGCTCGATGTCATGCCTTGGGATGATGAGACGGACATGGCTGGAGGCCTGTGTGCGCTCCATCAAGCTGGACGGGCTGGTCTGGGGGGTCTCCAAGCTGGTGCCCGTGGGCTACGGTATCTGGAAGCTACAGATTCAGTGTGTGGTGGAGGACAAGGTGGGGACAGACTTGCTGGAGGATGAGATCACCAAGTTTGAGGAACACGTGGAAAGTGTTGATATCACAGCTTTCCACAAGATCTGaagcctgggtgtgtgtgtgcctgcgcgAGGCCCAGCCACGATTAAAGACtgagacaggcaaaaaaaaaaaaaaaaaaaaaaaaaaaaaaaaaaagatttttaaggtAGTACACATAAATAATGaactataaaagaaagaaatcataatttgtaattttcaaaattaaaaactcttgTCCTTTGAAAGCACTTAAGGCGAGAAGGAAAGACTCAGAAGGGGAAGAAACAGTTGCAATAAATTTCTGACAAAAGATTTGTTTcctgaaa is a genomic window of Chlorocebus sabaeus isolate Y175 chromosome 12, mChlSab1.0.hap1, whole genome shotgun sequence containing:
- the ZNF484 gene encoding zinc finger protein 484 isoform X4; the encoded protein is MSVVSPPISAPLSEEPKMTKSLESVSFKDVTVDFSRDEWQQLDLAQKSLYREVMLENYFNLISVGCQVPKPEVIFSLEQEEPCMLDGEISGQSHPDGDIGFGPLQQRMSEEISFQSEININLFKRDDPYSILEELWKDDEHTGKCGENQKKPLSHVAFINKKTLANDRICEYKDIGEIVHVNTHLVSSRKRLHNCNSFGKNLEPIVTLYNRNNATENSDKTIGDGDIFTHMNSHTEVTAYECNQCRKSLHHKQALIQHQKIHTRESLYLFSDYVNVFSPKSHAFAHESICTEEKQHECHEREAVFTQKSQLDGRQRIYAGICTEYEKDFSLKSNHQKTPEGNYYKCSDYGRVFIQKSDLFRCQRIHSGEKPYEYSECEKNLSQNSNLNIHKKIRTREKHFECTECGKAFTRKSTLSMHQKIHTGEKPYVCTECGKAFIRKSHFITHERIHTGEKPYECSDCGKSFIKKSQLHVHQRTHTGENPFICSECGKVFTHKTNLIIHQKIHTGERPYICTVCGKAFTDRSNLIKHQKIHTGEKPYKCSDCGKSFTWKSRLRIHQKCHTGERHYECSECGKAFIQKSTLSMHQRIHRGEKPYVCTECGKAFFHKSHFITHERIHTGEKPYECSICGKSFTKKSQLHVHQQIHTGEKPYRCAECGKAFTDRSNLFTHQKIHTGEKPYKCSDCGKAFTRKSGLHIHQQSHTGERHYECSECGKAFARKSTLIMHQRIHTGEKPYICTECGKSFIQKSHLNRHRRIHTGEKPYECSDCGKSFIKKSQLHEHHRIHTGEKPYICAECGKAFTIRSNLIKHQKIHTKQKPYKCSDLRKALNWKPQLSMPQKSDTGEVECSMPQLWCGDSGGDQGQLSSI